A DNA window from Candidatus Protochlamydia naegleriophila contains the following coding sequences:
- a CDS encoding collagen-like triple helix repeat-containing protein: MFSWHLHKANLFSKAVSWLTIGLCSLTPLNAQPFAEHYPDSCCEQEEKTCTSSNAAKWFAGAAIVGIGAGVIIERSCSSRHSSSGDRGPKGFSGTPGANGVDGQAGAPGATGPAGPNGLPGITFPQGTATLTFTFENTPPFSSPFIASVVLPDQTILESPASPIPPGGSDTIVINNAEFGTYRAFITATAPDVLQGLLVITQSDLPTTAEYPFDSGADTGTQLTFQYTYFE; this comes from the coding sequence ATGTTTAGCTGGCATCTCCACAAAGCCAATCTCTTTTCAAAAGCCGTGAGTTGGTTAACCATCGGTTTATGCTCATTGACCCCTCTCAATGCACAGCCGTTTGCAGAACATTATCCTGATAGCTGTTGCGAACAGGAAGAAAAAACCTGCACCTCTTCAAATGCAGCCAAATGGTTCGCAGGTGCAGCCATCGTCGGCATCGGAGCTGGAGTGATCATTGAGCGCTCTTGCTCCTCAAGACACAGCAGTTCTGGAGATCGAGGACCGAAGGGATTTTCGGGAACGCCCGGAGCCAACGGCGTCGATGGACAAGCAGGAGCGCCAGGAGCCACAGGACCTGCGGGGCCTAATGGCTTGCCAGGAATCACTTTTCCACAAGGAACAGCTACGCTAACATTTACCTTTGAGAATACCCCCCCTTTTAGTTCTCCTTTTATAGCTTCTGTGGTTTTGCCCGACCAAACCATTTTAGAATCACCTGCCAGCCCTATCCCACCCGGCGGAAGTGATACTATCGTGATTAACAATGCAGAATTTGGCACCTATCGTGCCTTTATAACAGCCACTGCTCCAGATGTGTTGCAAGGCCTTCTTGTTATCACTCAATCTGACCTTCCAACAACTGCCGAATACCCTTTTGATAGCGGCGCTGATACTGGAACTCAGCTCACCTTCCAATACACCTATTTCGAATAA
- a CDS encoding type III secretion system chaperone → MLIEKDIKKILNQLAGGDAIDVPFEGSDIRVRFLDDASKLSLTTSIYYGGNYIPSSVRRCLSHKSPFSHPSIRTYLSIDEQQYQIYLNYLGHPDVLNQRQLKDLIEEFAQLAEQWRLYLDEHDKNDLVHVRVK, encoded by the coding sequence ATGTTAATTGAAAAAGATATTAAAAAAATATTGAATCAATTGGCAGGGGGAGATGCGATCGATGTACCTTTTGAAGGATCAGATATTAGGGTACGTTTCCTAGATGATGCTTCTAAGTTATCATTGACAACATCTATCTATTATGGGGGCAATTACATTCCTTCTAGTGTAAGACGTTGCCTGTCCCATAAATCCCCATTTTCTCACCCATCTATTCGCACCTATTTATCCATCGATGAGCAGCAGTATCAAATCTATCTCAATTATTTGGGCCATCCAGATGTTCTTAACCAACGACAGCTCAAAGATTTGATTGAAGAATTTGCTCAGCTCGCCGAACAGTGGCGCTTGTACTTAGACGAACATGACAAAAACGATCTCGTCCATGTTAGGGTAAAATAG
- the tatC gene encoding twin-arginine translocase subunit TatC, producing MMLENEVWKSLWGHLADLRSTLIRSFTAIGIGFLIVFSFYQPIFHTLTANWERTHFSSVTKEIMQRERVVNTTSDSITYVLPRGANVAQKESFEWIDAQSLRLAPKQLLSYEYPLPNRLLILGPLEGMVLTFKVCFWCSLALTAPIWGYFFLQFFLPGLRSGEKALLIPFFAWSGLWMGAGFALAYFVTIPLANSYLEAFNAPIGQNAWTLTHYIDYTLMLFLGHALAFEMGLLLLCLVHYQWISADWLISKRRHMIVCAFIIGALLTPPDIPTQFMMAIPLISLYELAILYGKWQARLKHAILP from the coding sequence ATGATGCTTGAAAATGAAGTTTGGAAAAGTCTGTGGGGACATCTTGCCGATTTGCGTTCAACGTTAATTCGCTCTTTTACGGCAATAGGGATCGGTTTTTTGATCGTTTTCAGCTTTTATCAACCGATTTTCCACACACTGACGGCAAATTGGGAGCGGACCCATTTCTCTTCTGTCACCAAAGAAATCATGCAACGCGAGCGGGTGGTCAATACCACTTCAGATTCCATTACCTATGTGCTTCCCCGAGGGGCTAACGTCGCTCAAAAAGAGAGCTTTGAATGGATCGATGCCCAAAGTCTTCGCCTCGCACCGAAACAGCTTCTAAGCTATGAATATCCTTTGCCCAATCGCTTACTCATCTTGGGTCCTCTAGAAGGAATGGTTCTGACTTTTAAGGTTTGCTTTTGGTGCAGCCTTGCCCTAACTGCACCCATTTGGGGCTACTTCTTTCTTCAATTTTTTTTGCCAGGACTCAGAAGCGGAGAAAAAGCCCTCCTAATCCCGTTTTTTGCTTGGTCGGGCCTTTGGATGGGAGCCGGCTTTGCCCTCGCCTATTTCGTCACCATTCCTTTGGCAAATAGTTATTTGGAGGCGTTCAATGCTCCGATTGGCCAAAACGCGTGGACCTTGACCCACTATATCGACTATACGCTAATGCTGTTTTTGGGACACGCCCTAGCCTTTGAAATGGGGCTGCTTTTACTCTGCCTCGTCCATTATCAGTGGATATCGGCAGACTGGCTCATTTCCAAAAGAAGGCACATGATCGTGTGCGCCTTTATCATCGGAGCTTTATTGACGCCCCCTGATATTCCGACGCAGTTCATGATGGCGATTCCCTTGATCAGCCTGTATGAACTTGCCATCCTCTACGGGAAATGGCAAGCTCGGCTGAAGCACGCTATTTTACCCTAA
- a CDS encoding Sec-independent protein translocase subunit TatA/TatB, giving the protein MMGTGEILVIMVVILILFGGKKLPEFAQSLGKGIREFKKACNGEDEETISVPTKVEKESVSSKNSKDSE; this is encoded by the coding sequence ATGATGGGTACCGGCGAAATCTTAGTCATCATGGTCGTTATTTTAATTTTGTTTGGCGGAAAGAAATTGCCTGAATTTGCCCAAAGTTTGGGTAAAGGGATTCGAGAATTTAAAAAAGCTTGTAACGGCGAGGATGAAGAGACGATTTCAGTTCCCACAAAAGTCGAAAAAGAATCGGTATCTTCAAAAAACTCTAAAGATAGTGAATGA